A single window of Leptolyngbya ohadii IS1 DNA harbors:
- the surE gene encoding 5'/3'-nucleotidase SurE, translating into MTIVLTNDDGIDAPGIRSLKQAISEVLGKRTVGKPAMGKPAMIVAPKLPHSGCGHQVTTHRAIHVERRSNGDIAIEGTPADCTRIAVTQLYPPVEWVISGINAGGNLGADVYISGTVAAVREAAFHRIPGIAISHYIHRRRAIDWALAEQLTVRVLDKLMAMPIEPGTFWNVNLPHLEAGMAEPEIVFCPLCTQPLPTSYREEGDYLYYNGDYSQRDRDSDGDVAVCFGGQIAVSQIRI; encoded by the coding sequence ATGACGATCGTTCTCACCAATGATGACGGCATTGATGCCCCCGGAATTCGATCGCTGAAGCAGGCGATTAGCGAAGTTCTCGGCAAAAGAACGGTGGGCAAACCTGCAATGGGCAAACCTGCAATGATTGTTGCCCCCAAACTGCCCCACTCCGGCTGCGGACATCAGGTGACAACCCATCGAGCAATCCATGTCGAGCGCCGATCGAATGGCGATATTGCGATCGAGGGAACTCCGGCAGACTGTACCCGAATTGCGGTTACGCAGCTTTACCCGCCGGTGGAGTGGGTGATTTCGGGCATCAATGCCGGGGGAAATCTGGGCGCAGATGTCTACATTTCTGGGACGGTGGCAGCAGTGCGGGAGGCGGCATTTCATCGGATTCCGGGCATCGCCATTTCCCACTACATTCACCGCAGAAGGGCAATAGATTGGGCATTAGCCGAGCAACTGACCGTACGGGTGCTGGATAAACTGATGGCAATGCCGATCGAACCCGGAACCTTCTGGAATGTAAATCTGCCCCACTTGGAGGCGGGAATGGCGGAACCGGAAATCGTCTTCTGTCCCCTCTGCACCCAGCCCTTGCCCACAAGCTACCGTGAGGAAGGGGATTATCTCTATTACAACGGAGACTACAGCCAGCGCGATCGCGACTCCGATGGAGATGTGGCAGTCTGCTTCGGCGGACAAATTGCCGTTTCCCAAATTCGCATTTGA
- a CDS encoding SRPBCC family protein yields the protein MVSVASALLDPVELDLPEPLKAVSRQNHEKLLNGEVLLQTRSHSLWGGAVTANLYLPIDRSRAWQQVTNYPQWVHYFPDMTQSQVLNDGSTRKRLYQVARKTFFLLSVGVEIYLNVLEIVQPNRQKIEFQLERGSFSDFSATLELHDFHAGTLLTYSVQATPTIPVPTQLIQEAIKFDFPNNLRQMRRVICGS from the coding sequence ATGGTAAGTGTTGCATCTGCCCTGCTTGATCCGGTTGAGCTTGATTTGCCAGAGCCGCTCAAGGCAGTCTCCCGTCAGAACCATGAAAAACTTTTGAACGGAGAAGTGCTGCTTCAAACCCGATCCCACTCCCTCTGGGGCGGTGCGGTCACTGCAAATCTGTACTTGCCGATCGATCGATCTCGCGCATGGCAGCAGGTTACAAACTATCCGCAGTGGGTTCACTACTTCCCAGATATGACGCAGAGCCAAGTTCTCAACGATGGCAGCACCCGCAAACGGCTCTATCAGGTTGCCCGCAAAACTTTCTTCCTGCTGTCTGTAGGAGTCGAGATTTATCTGAACGTGCTGGAAATTGTGCAGCCAAACCGCCAGAAAATTGAGTTTCAGCTAGAGCGGGGCAGTTTTTCCGACTTCAGTGCCACCCTAGAACTGCACGATTTTCATGCCGGAACGCTGTTGACCTACTCGGTGCAGGCAACGCCGACCATTCCCGTTCCCACGCAGCTCATTCAGGAAGCAATTAAATTTGACTTTCCCAACAATCTGCGGCAAATGCGGCGGGTGATTTGCGGCTCATAG
- the lepB gene encoding signal peptidase I: MSHPDPNLPPHSHPTPPEDSSHKPASDAAPPPAMSLKPDRDKSHSTAPKTENAWVEAAKTIGLSLVLALGIRHFVAEARYIPSESMVPTLAVNDRLIVEKISYRFNPPQREDIIVFWPNDRLRQQNPELKDAFIKRVIGLPGEKVEVKNGTVFINDQPLQEEYIAAKPDYQWGPEVVPPDSYLVLGDNRNNSFDSHFWGYVPRENIIGRAVFRFWPPNRVGDIDSAPYYEPGQDQSGQGQPGQDQPAQNQPAAQPSP; encoded by the coding sequence ATGTCTCATCCCGATCCTAATCTCCCACCCCATAGCCACCCCACTCCGCCTGAGGATTCCAGTCACAAACCCGCTTCAGACGCTGCTCCCCCCCCTGCCATGTCGCTAAAGCCTGACCGCGATAAATCTCACTCCACCGCACCCAAGACCGAAAACGCCTGGGTTGAAGCGGCAAAAACGATCGGTTTGAGTCTGGTACTGGCACTTGGAATTCGTCATTTTGTGGCAGAGGCTCGCTATATTCCCTCCGAATCGATGGTGCCGACTCTAGCAGTCAACGATCGCTTGATCGTGGAGAAAATTAGCTATCGGTTTAATCCGCCTCAGCGAGAAGACATTATTGTTTTTTGGCCCAACGATCGTCTGCGGCAGCAAAACCCGGAGCTGAAGGATGCTTTCATCAAGCGAGTGATTGGATTGCCGGGAGAAAAGGTTGAGGTCAAGAACGGCACTGTGTTTATCAACGACCAGCCCCTTCAGGAAGAGTACATTGCCGCTAAACCAGATTACCAGTGGGGTCCGGAAGTCGTACCGCCGGATTCCTATCTGGTGCTAGGAGACAACCGCAACAATAGCTTCGATAGCCATTTCTGGGGCTATGTGCCGCGTGAGAATATTATCGGTCGTGCCGTGTTCCGCTTCTGGCCCCCCAATCGGGTCGGCGATATTGACTCTGCGCCTTACTATGAGCCCGGACAGGATCAGTCCGGACAGGGTCAACCCGGACAGGATCAGCCCGCTCAAAATCAGCCTGCGGCACAGCCCTCCCCCTAA
- a CDS encoding acylphosphatase, which yields MNSSSKDLMRVHVWVSGRVQGVGYRASTWDMAQLLKLNGWVRNLRDGRVEAVFEGAPEQVEEMLRWCHQGPPAAIVDQVATEQEPPEGLKQFEVMRSV from the coding sequence ATGAATTCATCCTCAAAAGACTTGATGCGCGTTCATGTTTGGGTTTCTGGACGGGTGCAGGGTGTGGGCTACCGGGCTTCGACCTGGGATATGGCGCAACTGCTGAAGCTCAATGGCTGGGTGCGGAATTTGCGCGATGGGCGAGTCGAAGCTGTGTTTGAAGGAGCGCCGGAACAGGTGGAGGAAATGCTGCGCTGGTGTCATCAGGGTCCGCCTGCTGCGATCGTCGATCAGGTTGCCACTGAACAGGAGCCGCCGGAAGGATTGAAGCAGTTTGAGGTAATGCGATCGGTTTAA
- the rimM gene encoding ribosome maturation factor RimM (Essential for efficient processing of 16S rRNA), which yields MSIAEEWLEIGKIVAAQGLKGELKVYPNSDFPERFEEPGKRWLRRPGKTELETIELLSGRYLAGKGLYVIQIKGITDREQAEQLCDCRLLIPSSDRPHLEEDEFHVPDLLGLEVIDQIRQQAIGRVKDVLPAGNDLLQVELYAVESDDSSSTESTQDKTPPRTVLIPFVKEIVPIVDLKQGRIEVVLPSGLLEL from the coding sequence ATGTCGATCGCAGAAGAATGGTTAGAAATCGGTAAAATCGTCGCTGCTCAGGGACTCAAGGGCGAACTGAAGGTCTACCCCAACTCGGACTTTCCCGAACGATTTGAGGAACCGGGAAAACGGTGGCTCCGGCGTCCTGGAAAGACAGAACTGGAGACGATCGAACTGCTCTCAGGACGGTATCTTGCCGGAAAAGGGCTGTACGTTATTCAAATTAAGGGAATTACCGATCGGGAACAGGCAGAACAGCTCTGCGACTGTCGGCTGTTAATTCCTAGCAGCGATCGTCCTCACCTGGAGGAAGACGAGTTTCATGTACCGGATTTATTGGGCTTAGAAGTAATCGACCAGATCCGTCAGCAGGCGATCGGACGGGTCAAGGACGTGCTGCCCGCAGGAAACGATCTGCTGCAAGTTGAGCTATACGCTGTCGAATCAGATGATTCCAGTTCTACCGAATCCACTCAGGATAAAACCCCTCCCAGAACGGTTCTCATTCCCTTTGTGAAGGAGATTGTGCCGATCGTTGATTTGAAGCAGGGGCGGATTGAAGTTGTGCTGCCTTCGGGGTTGTTGGAGTTGTAG
- the psbQ gene encoding photosystem II protein PsbQ, whose protein sequence is MFRYRSLIALILVAVTSLLVSCSSPTPTAKAPTYTTDQLTQIQQYTTRLQSSRDRMLELPPLVQQKRWTDVESLIHGPLGEIRATMLRLSRNLLPSEQKAAETAAKETFEHLIAIDEAAQAQDGIKALRNYNELLKDFDAFIEKIPS, encoded by the coding sequence ATGTTCCGTTATCGGTCATTGATTGCCCTGATTCTGGTTGCCGTAACCAGCCTGCTTGTGAGCTGTAGCAGTCCTACTCCTACTGCCAAAGCACCCACCTACACAACCGATCAACTTACCCAGATCCAGCAGTACACTACCCGACTGCAAAGCTCCCGCGATCGGATGCTGGAACTGCCCCCCCTGGTTCAGCAAAAGCGATGGACAGATGTAGAATCTCTCATCCACGGTCCGCTGGGCGAGATCCGAGCTACGATGCTTCGCCTGTCGCGCAACCTGCTGCCGTCTGAGCAAAAAGCCGCAGAGACCGCAGCCAAAGAAACCTTTGAACACCTGATTGCGATCGACGAAGCAGCCCAGGCACAGGACGGTATCAAAGCCCTGCGAAACTACAATGAATTGCTGAAGGACTTTGATGCATTTATTGAGAAGATTCCTTCGTAG
- a CDS encoding retropepsin-like aspartic protease family protein yields the protein MIPASSRIALLLSGLGLLLLTGCDRRLIQALTYRPSPTVVNSPAIEAPVPAQPPQTQAKTTTTQQSSTSYKQALDRAKSAAGIAQSAQSKDDWQLVVNRWQQAIDLLKTVPKSSRDYSQAQGKLQEYRRAQVQAQQRFNRASLPKDPDAVIVLAPSPAISPAASSLPTVPRRAAASPVSPPAASGADPRAFSAPIVRRAGNTPVIRVLFNGNQPFDMILDTGASGTVITRPMAAALGVVPVSQARVNTASERNVTFPLGYVQSIEVGGAVAQNVMVAIAGPELDLGLLGHDFFGNYDLVIRSDRVEFRERG from the coding sequence ATGATTCCTGCTTCCAGTCGAATTGCCTTACTGCTTTCAGGGCTTGGTCTACTGCTGCTGACGGGCTGCGATCGTCGTCTGATCCAGGCATTGACTTACCGACCTTCCCCCACGGTTGTCAATTCTCCTGCGATCGAGGCTCCCGTGCCAGCGCAGCCACCTCAAACCCAGGCAAAAACCACGACCACACAGCAGTCCTCTACGTCTTACAAACAGGCACTCGATCGGGCAAAAAGTGCGGCAGGCATTGCCCAATCCGCCCAATCTAAGGACGACTGGCAACTCGTTGTGAACCGCTGGCAGCAGGCGATCGATTTGCTCAAGACCGTCCCCAAGTCCAGTCGGGATTATTCCCAGGCACAGGGCAAACTTCAGGAGTACCGTCGCGCTCAGGTTCAGGCTCAGCAGCGGTTCAACCGTGCCAGTCTACCCAAAGATCCCGATGCCGTGATTGTGCTGGCTCCCTCTCCTGCAATATCTCCTGCGGCAAGTTCTCTTCCAACTGTGCCCCGTCGGGCTGCGGCAAGTCCGGTTTCTCCCCCTGCGGCAAGTGGAGCTGATCCTCGCGCTTTTTCTGCCCCGATCGTCCGACGGGCGGGCAATACTCCGGTTATCCGCGTCTTGTTTAACGGCAATCAGCCCTTTGACATGATTCTGGACACAGGCGCAAGCGGCACCGTAATTACGCGTCCAATGGCAGCAGCGCTGGGTGTTGTACCCGTTAGTCAAGCCAGGGTCAATACTGCCAGTGAACGGAACGTAACGTTTCCGCTTGGCTATGTGCAGTCGATCGAGGTGGGCGGGGCAGTGGCGCAAAACGTGATGGTGGCGATCGCCGGACCCGAACTGGATCTGGGGCTGCTGGGACACGATTTCTTTGGCAATTACGATCTGGTGATTCGCTCCGATCGGGTGGAATTTCGCGAACGGGGGTAA
- a CDS encoding NAD(P)/FAD-dependent oxidoreductase, which yields MHIAILGCGAIGAMTAYELSQQPDLKITVIDRQLPAQGATQAALGVLMGAISQKVKGRAWNLREISLKRYETLIPELEQATGDRIPFNRQGIVKLCLAEEESPDWDNLIATRQSQGWHLERWELAKLRQHCPQITSPRVTGAIYSADDRQLDPKALTLSLIQAARQRGVQFRLQTEITGFESTLASDGSARCHTIALGQEQLNVDAIVVTAGLGSTPLLKALQQGRPSEPEEDRPRRESLLEIRPVLGQAVRMRLAEPLGSADFQPVVTGNDIHLVPLGDQKYGGREYWVGATVEFPPEVSMAEAAMVPVADRLRLVLQGAIDLCPVLASGEIIQQWSGLRPRPHQRPAPVIEPMPDYQNVIVATGHYRNGILLAPATAQEVRSLIKSRIEIASA from the coding sequence ATGCACATCGCCATCCTTGGCTGTGGCGCAATCGGGGCAATGACTGCCTATGAACTAAGCCAGCAGCCGGACTTGAAGATTACTGTGATCGATCGCCAGCTTCCGGCACAGGGCGCAACGCAGGCGGCGCTGGGGGTATTGATGGGCGCAATTAGCCAGAAGGTGAAAGGGCGTGCCTGGAACTTGCGGGAGATCAGCCTGAAGCGCTACGAAACGCTGATCCCTGAGTTGGAGCAGGCAACGGGCGATCGCATTCCGTTTAACCGCCAGGGGATTGTTAAGCTATGTCTGGCAGAAGAGGAATCGCCGGACTGGGATAACTTGATTGCCACGCGCCAATCGCAGGGATGGCATCTGGAACGGTGGGAGCTGGCAAAACTCCGGCAGCACTGTCCGCAAATTACTAGCCCACGGGTAACGGGAGCAATTTACTCGGCGGACGATCGTCAGCTTGACCCCAAAGCACTGACCCTGTCGCTCATCCAGGCGGCTCGGCAGCGGGGAGTCCAGTTTCGCTTGCAGACAGAAATTACCGGGTTTGAGTCAACCCTCGCTTCGGATGGTTCTGCTCGCTGTCATACAATCGCGCTCGGTCAGGAGCAGCTTAACGTTGATGCGATCGTGGTGACGGCAGGGCTAGGATCAACGCCGTTATTGAAGGCTTTGCAGCAGGGACGCCCCTCTGAGCCGGAGGAAGACCGTCCGCGTCGGGAAAGTTTGCTGGAGATTCGTCCCGTTTTAGGTCAAGCAGTGCGGATGCGGTTAGCGGAGCCGCTAGGCAGTGCAGATTTTCAGCCCGTCGTTACAGGCAATGATATTCATTTAGTGCCTTTGGGCGATCAGAAATACGGCGGTCGGGAATACTGGGTGGGGGCAACGGTTGAATTTCCGCCGGAAGTTTCGATGGCAGAAGCGGCAATGGTTCCAGTTGCGGATCGTCTGCGATTAGTTTTGCAGGGAGCGATCGACCTTTGTCCGGTACTGGCATCGGGGGAAATTATTCAGCAGTGGTCAGGCTTGCGTCCCCGTCCGCATCAGCGTCCTGCCCCCGTAATTGAACCGATGCCCGACTACCAGAATGTGATCGTGGCAACCGGGCACTATCGAAATGGCATATTGCTAGCTCCGGCAACGGCGCAGGAAGTGCGATCGCTGATCAAATCACGAATCGAGATCGCTTCAGCTTAA
- a CDS encoding peptidoglycan-binding domain-containing protein — MSSFLRQGFLSLAVMTSVVGVSSHTLAQTLFPSDTLFPGDSGANVFYLQQLLRREGFFVSVDGRYGSETTAAVTQFQRQCGLIVDGIAGPQTITSLTSSRCSGLVPIQPELPIGNLPEGPFVAVVPGDDLNTLRAVQQVVPAADIVPSSRGGRGAFISAGGYRERDRAEAIVNQLRDRRVSNARVEFRP, encoded by the coding sequence ATGTCAAGCTTTCTGCGTCAGGGATTTCTGTCGCTGGCTGTTATGACTTCGGTGGTAGGCGTTTCTTCCCATACGCTGGCTCAAACCCTTTTCCCTAGCGATACGCTGTTTCCCGGCGATAGCGGTGCGAATGTATTCTATTTACAGCAGCTACTTCGCCGAGAAGGATTTTTTGTCTCAGTTGATGGGAGATACGGATCTGAGACGACGGCTGCGGTAACACAGTTTCAGCGACAGTGCGGATTAATTGTGGACGGCATTGCTGGACCGCAAACCATTACCTCCCTCACTTCTAGTCGCTGCTCTGGATTGGTTCCGATTCAGCCTGAGCTGCCCATTGGAAATTTGCCAGAAGGTCCTTTTGTCGCAGTCGTTCCCGGTGATGACTTAAACACATTAAGGGCTGTTCAGCAGGTTGTCCCTGCGGCTGATATTGTCCCCAGTTCTCGCGGCGGTCGCGGTGCTTTTATTAGTGCTGGAGGCTATCGTGAACGGGATCGGGCTGAAGCGATCGTGAATCAACTGCGCGATCGTCGAGTGTCCAATGCCCGTGTCGAATTTCGCCCCTAG
- a CDS encoding HlyD family type I secretion periplasmic adaptor subunit, with translation MDSNQTNPAQSRQTRQQFANPEDYLSYELGKAVRELPPLYTRLLAGTLTAIVLGALSWAHFSKVDEVAVTQGELIPAAQVRPVRALEGGVIREIKVKEGDEIKKGDVLIEQDPALSESEVTRLQQAANLIKQDIARLEAERSGKRDAGSNLQNQLLEARLREFDNRRATATSEVQRQAAAIEQARTQLAKLQENLTSARTQLRNAQEREASLRTLVDGAIPRFDYLEAKDRLTEAQDRVATLQKEIVGQQQVIRQAEEAYRGAEQTRQQLGSQRQSEILTQLNQRREELSNVEGQLKQAQLRNQGQVITAPISGTIYNVQTTLAERTVEPGEELLSILPSGENLVLEVKVLNRDIGFIQPGMRAKVKLATFPFQEFGIIDGEVMQISPNATMERDLGLVYTARVKLKQDSIKVQGRDVPFSPGMAATAELVTRQRSVLTFILEPITRRFSEAFSTR, from the coding sequence ATGGACTCTAATCAAACCAATCCGGCTCAATCCCGACAGACGCGACAGCAGTTTGCCAATCCGGAGGATTATCTGTCCTATGAGCTGGGAAAGGCAGTGCGGGAATTGCCGCCGCTCTATACTCGATTGCTGGCAGGAACGCTCACGGCGATCGTCTTAGGGGCATTGAGCTGGGCGCACTTCAGCAAAGTTGATGAGGTGGCAGTGACTCAGGGAGAGCTAATTCCGGCAGCGCAGGTGCGACCCGTCCGGGCACTGGAGGGCGGTGTAATTCGGGAAATTAAGGTGAAAGAAGGCGATGAAATCAAGAAAGGCGATGTGCTGATTGAGCAAGACCCTGCCCTATCTGAGTCAGAAGTGACACGCCTCCAGCAGGCAGCGAATTTGATTAAGCAGGATATTGCCCGTCTGGAAGCCGAGCGATCGGGCAAACGGGATGCGGGAAGCAATTTGCAAAACCAGCTTCTAGAGGCACGGCTGCGGGAATTTGATAATCGGCGGGCAACGGCAACATCAGAGGTTCAGCGGCAGGCAGCGGCGATCGAACAGGCAAGAACGCAGTTAGCGAAACTTCAGGAAAATCTGACCAGTGCGCGAACTCAGCTTAGAAATGCCCAGGAACGGGAAGCCAGTCTGCGAACGCTGGTGGACGGGGCAATTCCGCGATTTGACTACCTGGAAGCCAAAGACCGACTGACGGAGGCACAGGATCGAGTTGCCACGCTGCAAAAGGAAATTGTCGGACAGCAGCAGGTTATTCGTCAAGCGGAGGAAGCATACCGGGGCGCAGAGCAAACCCGACAGCAGCTTGGCTCCCAGCGCCAGAGCGAAATTTTGACCCAGCTTAATCAGCGACGGGAAGAACTCTCTAACGTTGAAGGGCAACTGAAGCAGGCACAGCTCCGCAATCAGGGACAGGTGATTACGGCTCCCATTTCCGGCACGATCTACAACGTACAAACCACGCTGGCAGAGCGAACAGTTGAACCAGGCGAAGAATTGCTGTCTATCCTGCCGTCGGGTGAAAACTTGGTGCTGGAGGTCAAAGTCCTGAACCGGGACATTGGTTTTATCCAGCCGGGAATGCGGGCAAAGGTGAAGCTGGCAACCTTCCCGTTCCAGGAATTCGGCATCATTGATGGGGAAGTGATGCAGATTAGCCCCAACGCCACGATGGAGCGGGATTTAGGGCTGGTCTACACGGCACGGGTCAAGCTGAAGCAGGATTCCATTAAAGTTCAGGGACGCGATGTTCCCTTTTCACCCGGTATGGCAGCCACCGCAGAACTGGTGACTCGTCAGCGATCGGTTCTGACTTTCATTCTGGAGCCGATTACTCGCCGCTTCAGCGAGGCATTCTCGACGCGATAG